GCCTCGGGCTGATTTTGCAGGCGCTGGAGCTCATCGTGCAGGCGGTTACGCCCATCACCAACGCCTCTGGCGTACAGGTGATTTTCGCCTCGCTCACCGGCGATATCATGCTCGACGCGCTGATAGGCGCGGTGTTCGCGGTCATCAGCTACTCAAGCCTGGCGGCGGTTCTGCTCACCGCGACGCTCACCGCCACGGATGTCATCTCCTTTCAGGTGGCGCTCTGTCTGGTGATTGGCGCAAACCTCGGCTCCGGCCTGCTCGCGATGCTCAACAACGGTGCCGCCAGCCCGGCGGCGCGGCGTGTGGCGCTCGGCAGTCTGCTGTTTAAGCTGGTGGGCAGCGTGCTGGTACTGCCTTTCGTGCCGCTGCTGGCGCAATCCCTGCACAGGCTGCCGGTAGAGGAATCGGAGCTGGTTATCTATTTCCACGTCTTCTATAACCTCATCCGTTGCCTGGTGATGGTGCCCTTCGCGGGCATGATGGCGCGTCTCTGTCAGCGCATCATCCCGGACGCCCCGGAAACCGATCTGCGCATGAAGCCCCGGCATCTTGACCCGAGCGCGCTGGACACGCCAGCGCTGGGCCTCGCCAACGCCGCGCGCGAAACGCTGCGCATCGGCGACGTGCTGGAGCAGATGCTGGAGGTCTACGGCAAAGTGATGCATGGCGAACCGCGTCAGGAGAAGACACTGCGGCGGCTCGCCGACGACGTGGATGTGCTCTACACCGCCATTAAGCTTTATATGGCGCGCATGCCGAAAGAAGATCTGGCGGAAGATGAGGCGAAGCGCTGGGCGGAAATCATTGAAATGTCGCTAAATCTTGAACAGGCGGCGGATATTCTGGAGCGTATGGGCAGCGAAGTGGCGAATAAATCGCTGGCCGCGCGCCGCGCGTTTTCACCAGAAGGCGTGAAAGAGCTGGATACGCTGCTGGAGAAACTGACCGCCAACCTGAAGCTCAGCCTGTCGGTCTTTTTCGCGGGTGACGTACAAAGCGCTCGCCGCCTGCGACGCCATAAGCACCGTTTTCGCATTCTCAACCGCCGTTACGCGCACGCCCATGTGGACCGGCTGCATCAGCAAAACGTGCAGAGTATCGAAACCAGCTCGCTGCATCTGGGGTTGCTTGGCGATATGAAGCGACTCAACTCGCTGTTCTGCGCCGTGGCCTACAGCATCCTCGAACAGCCGGATGACGATGAGGAGCGGCTGGAAGAGTAGCCTTACAAAGCCGCTTTTATGATTTAACCGTTAAACCGAGACCCAACGCTTTCATCACTGCCAGCGTGGTTTTAAGCGTTGGGTTGCCTTTATCACTGAAAGAACGGTACAGCTGTTCACGCGACAGCCCTGTCTGAGCGGCGATATGCGACATGCCTTTAGCGCGCGCGACGACGCCCAGCGCCTTTGCAATATGTCCGGCGTCGCCAGTTTCGAGCGCGTCCGCCATAAAGAAGGCGATCTCCTCATCATCTACCAGCGCCGCTGCGGGATCGTATTCGGTCAGCTTCATCACATTATCTCCACTGGTTCTCTGGCAGGTCAGCCAGCATTTTCGCAAGAAGAATGTCTTTATCCTGCGTGTGCTTATCACCACCACAAAGCAAAATGACAATCACCTCGCCGTGTTGTTTGAAATAAATCCGGTCACCCGCGCCGTAGTGAATACGCAGTTCACTGATGCCTGCGCCGACGGGCTTAACATCACCAGGCAAACCATTAGCCAGCCGAAAAAGCCGCGCGGCAATCATCGTTTTTACCCGCTGGTCTTTCAGACTGGCTTGCCAACGGCGGAATACCTCAGTTTGAAAAATATGCTTCATAACGCTCCCTGTATTTTAAAAACTACATGCGAATTCTACAAGTCTGCTCAGGGAGAATAAGTTTCATAAAAAAGGGAACAAAGGCGTCAGTAATGAATCTGGAAGACATGCCGAAAGATGCCAAAAAACCTCGCTGATGGCGGGGTTTTTTATTTTATCGTGAAAGCTGGACGCTGTTTTTTATACCCATAAAGGTATAATCAGAGGGAACGCAACATGATAAAACCGTTGTTTTGGGTCGGGCAGGCCAGAAAAGATCTTCAGGCGCTGCCGGAGGATGTACAGGATCTTTTTGGCTATGCGCTTTATCTGGCGCAGCAGGGTAGACGCCATCCGCAGGCCAGGCCGCTTAAAGGTTTTGGCGGCGCGGGTGTACTTGAGGTGGTGGAGGATTATCAGGGGAATGCCTTTCGGGCGGTCTATACCGTGTGCCTGAAAGATGCGATTTATGTCCTGCACGTATTCCAGAAAAAATCCTCTTCCGGGATTGCCACGCCCCGCCCGGAGATGGAAAAAATTGAACAACGACTGAAAGCCGCGCAACGCCACGCCGGAGGGCTGAAATGACAGCAGACATTGAACGCAGTAACGGAAATGTGTATGACGATCTCGGGCTTATCGACGCCGAAGAGATGCAGCTAAAAGCGCAGCTCGCTATGGCCGTTAGCGACATTCTTAAAGCGCGCGGCTTAACCCAGCAGGAGGCGGCCCGTCTTCTGGGCATGACCCAGCCAAAACTTTCTTTATTACTTCGCGGCCAGTTTCGCGGGATCAGCGAAACGAAAATGATGGCCTGCCTGATGCTCCTCGGGCGGGATATCAGTATCGTCGTCGGCGAAGCACAACAGGCGCGCGGAAAAATGCGCCTGATTTATGAGCCAGCCTGACACAGGACAGCGCTCGTGGCTGCGCGTTAACGCCGTCCCCGCACGGGCGTGCTGGCGGACCATGAAAAGGTCGCGTCGCTGTCCGGTTTATACGCCTGCGCTTTTTTCTGTTTGCGCGTCTGCTTCGCCGCCTGTTCGCGCTGCGCCATCAGCTTGTCGATATACTCTTTTTTGACGTGGTTGGCTTCGGAATTGGTAAGCGGGCGGCCATGGGCGATGCGGGCGCGGTCGAGCAGGGTTTTTAATTCGCGCTGTTCGCTTTCCGTCATCTCTTTCTGGGTCAGTCGGGGCAGGGACATAGTGGCGACTCCTCAGGGGGTGAGCCGCCAGTGTAACGCAACGCCGCCGCTAACTCAGTAAATAAGCCCGGTTTCGCCGGGCTTATTTGGTTAGCGTGCTGTACGCCGCGCGTTTTTGTCGACCGGTTTGCCGGACCAGTAGCCCGCGAGCAGCGAGCCGGAGAGGTTATGCCAAACCGAGAACAGCGCGCCGGGCAGGGCCGCGAGCGGCGAGAAATAGAGTTTGCCGAGCGCGGCGGCAAGCCCGGAGTTTTGCATCCCGACTTCAATCGCCAGCGTCCGGCAGGTGGATTCGTCAAAGCCGAAGAGACGCCCGCCCCAGTAACCGCCGAGCAGGCCGATACTGTTATGCAGAATCACCGCCACAATCACCATCAGCCCGACCGACGCGATATGCGAGGCGGAACCCGCCACCACGGCGCTGATAATCGCCAGAATACACACCATGGAAAACGCGGGCAGGTAAGGCTCCACCGCTTTCACCACACGCGGGAACAGGTGATGCACGATAAGCCCGAGCGCAATCGGGATCACCACGATTTGCAGAATGCTCAGCAGCATCCCCATCACATCGACCTGAATATGCGCGTCAACATAGAGGCGCGTCAGCAGCGGCGTGGCGACCACGCCTACCAGCGTTGAGACCGACGAAATGGTCACCGACAGCGCCACGTCACCTTTCGCCAGATAGATCATGACGTTAGACGCCGTACCGCTCGCCACGCTCCCCACCAGCACCATACCGGCGGAGAGATCCGGCGGCATATGAAACAGCATCGCCAGCAGCCAGGCGGCCAGCGGCATTACCAGATAGTGCAGGAAAATCCCTGCGGCCACCGGCGCGGGGCGCGACAGCACGCGTTTGAAATCATCGAGTTTCAGGTGTACGCCCATACCAAACATAATCAGCATCAATAACGTGCTGACCCACGGGCCGATGGGCGTAAACGTGGCGGGCGTGTAATACGCAATAACCGAGAGCAGCAGCGCCCAGAGCGGGAACAGCCGGGTGAGTGTCGCGAGCATCGTGTTTTCCTTGCACCCCGTGGCGAACCGTCGTCGTAACGCGGCATCGCCGGGGAGAATGTTGTGTTGTGTCGTTATAAACAGGCCGGGATCGAGCCCGGCCATTGGTATTGTTTATCGTGCGAGGGAAAGTTATTCAAACAAATTATGATGAAAAGCCCTCATTCAGGGGCTTTAACCTGCTCCCAGCTCAGCCCAAAACGCGCCAGATATTTACGCAGCCGGTCGGCGTCGTTCGGGTTGGCTTTCTTCTGGCGCGAAACCGCAAACAGCGTGCGTCCGGCCTCAGAGAGCGAGGCGCTACGCCTGCACACGGCAACAACCGCCGCCAGCTGATCCTGGTCGAAGAGATCGAGCGTTGCGGTATCAACAGGCAGCGCGGCGGCAGGGTCTGCGAGCGGCCGCCAGCTCGCGGTAAGACGGCCGATTTCTTCCTCGACTAACGCGTCGGTAATGCGTCCCTGTTCGGCAAGCGTCGCCATGCGTGCCACCGAGCTGCCCAGTTCGCGAAAGTTGCCCGGCCAGCGCGCCTGCGGCGAGCAGGCGAAGGCGAGATAATTTTCGCGCGCCGTTTTATCAAAGCGGATCTGCGTCTGCTGCTGCGCCGAGAAGCGCTGTAGCTCATACTCCACGTTTGGCGCGATATCCTCGCGGCGCTCGGCGAGGCCCGGCAGCGCGAAGGCCCACATATTAATACGCGCAAAGAGATCTTCACGAAAGCGGCCTTCGGCGACCCATCGCGCCATGTCGCGGTGCGTACCGGCGATCAGCTGAAAATCGCTCTGCACTTCTTTATCCGCGCCGAACGGGAAAAAGGTCTTTTCCTCAATAGCTTTCAGCAGCATCGCCTGTTCATCGAGCCCCAGCTCAGCGATTTCATCCAGAAACAGCACGCCGCCGTCGGCCTCGCGCAGAAGCCCTGGCCGCGCCTGCTGCGCGCCGGTAAACGCGCCCTTCACGTGGCCAAAGAGCGTCGACATCGCGTTATCGCCGCGAAGCGTCGCGCAGTTCACGGAGACCAGTTTTCCCTGCACCAGATGCCGCGCCTGGCGCAGCTGGAAAATGCGCTTTGCGAGAAACGATTTCCCCGCGCCGGTCGGCCCCGTCAGCAGAATCGGCGCGGTGGATCGCAGCGCCACGCGCTCGATCTGGTCGATCAGACGGTTAAACGTGGCGTTACGGGTGTCGATGCCGGATTTGAGGAACGACACCGACTGCTGCTGCTCGCGCTGGAAGCGGCTGGTCAGCGTCGCATAGCGGCTTAAATCGAGATCGATGACCGACGTCGTGCCGATGGTTTTCTGCGCTTCATCGTCGCCCTGACGATCGGGGCTGGTCTGTAACAGCGCCGCCGGGAGATACCGCGCTTCGGTCAGCAGGAACCAGCAGATCTGCGCCACGTGCGTGCCTGTTGTGATATGCACCAGATACTCTTCGTTATCGGTATCAAAGGGATAGCGCGTGGCGAAATCCAGCAGCGCGGCGTACACCTCCTCGAAATCCCACGGATCGTCCATCACCACGGTGTGCGGGCGTACTTCGGTATGCGGCGAGACGGCGGCGATATCTTCTGTGACCCGCTCTGCGAGCGACGCGTCGCGCGCCTGGTACAGCAGTTCAAAGCGGTCGACAGGCAAACCGGGCTGCTGGCACAGCGCGACGGACGGACGCCATTTATTCCAGCGGTTGGCGCGCTTACCGCGCCGGTCCAGTACGGTGCCCAGCATGCCAATCACCACGCGACGCTTTTGCATCTCTTATCCTTAAAGATAAATAACGATATTAAAAGATAAATCATACGCCTTTCTGTTATAGCCGTCGCGTATCGAATAAAAAATTTATCTCTTAATAATCAACATATTAAAAATTTATTTTCACCTTAAACGAAACTGGCACGCATCTGGCAATTATCACTTCGTCAGCACGCTGGGTATGCAGGGGTTTATAGCCCCGCCGGCGCACCGGGAACGGTAACACGTTATCCAGGGGGCGTTCCGCCAGTGCAATGACGTGGAAAACGTTCGGTTTATCAGGTTCGACTCCTGAACTTTCTTTCTCCTTCCAGAGAAACGTTAAAAGCAGTACCCCGGCGGTTGAGTCGTTAGCGACCGCCACACACTGACGCCGGTAACGGCGCCGGGCGGCAGGCAGAAAAGACCGGAACAGAGGTGGCTTCCCCCTCCCGCTTCGCGCCGTTATCCGCGTCAGCCACAACAGTAAGGGAAAAAAATGAATAACAAAGTGACGATTCGTAAGGGCCAGCTGGGTTTACTGGCAAAACAGGGTGATTTTTATCAGGTGCTGGAAGCGGGCGAGCATCGCCTGCCGTGGTTCAACAAACCGGATGTGACGCTGGTGGAGATGAACAGCGGTGACGTCGCGCCGGCGCTGACCGACTATCTGCGCCGTTTTCAGCCAGAATGGGTAGAGAAATATTGCCTGGCGGTTGATACCGCCGATAACGAAACCGCGGCGCTGTGGCGTAACAACGTGCTGGTGGAAATTATCCCGCCGGGTGCGCGGCGTCTCTTCTGGCGCGACGGCGACAGCCTGCGCGCCGTGCGTATGGATACCCGCGACGTGCAGGTGCCGACGGAGATAATGGCCGCCGTGTTACAGCCGCGCGGCCGTGATGTCGTAGTGAAAGGGCGCGACGCTATCCTGACCGTTAACGTGCCCGCCTGGCATGTGGGCGTGCTGAAAATCGACGGCGTTACGCAGCCGCTGCTGCCGCCAGGCTTAAGCGCGTACTGGAAAATCAACCATCTGGTGGAGGCGGAAGTCGTGGATACGCGCCTTCAGGCGATGGAAGTCTCCGGGCAGGAGATCCTGACCAAAGATAAAGTGAACCTGCGCATTAATCTGGGGGCCAACTGGCGCTATCAGGACGTGTTGCAGGCGTACAGCCAGCTTGCCAAACCGCTGGAGCATTTATACCGCGAGCTGCAGTTTGCGTTGCGAGAGGCGGTCGGCACCCGCACGCTCGATGAGCTGCTGGAAAATAAACAGATCATCGACGATGTGGTGAGCGCGCAGGTTATCGCCCGTATGGCACCGTTTGGTATCGACGTGGCGTCGACCGGCGTGAAAGACATCGTGCTGCCGGGCGACATGAAAACGATTTTGTCGCGGCTGGTGGAGGCGGAGAAATCCGCGCAGGCGAACGTGATTCGTCGCCGTGAAGAGACCGCCGCGACCCGTTCGCTGCTGAACACCGCAAAAGTCATGGAAAACAATCCGGTCGCACTGCGACTGAAAGAGCTCGAAACCCTGGAAAAAGTGGCGGAGCGTATCGATAAGATCTCCGTATTCGGCGGCCTGGATCAGGTGCTGCAGGGGCTGGTACAGATTAAAGGGGT
This sequence is a window from Cronobacter sakazakii. Protein-coding genes within it:
- a CDS encoding Na/Pi cotransporter family protein yields the protein MLTLLHLLSAVALLVWGTHIVRTGVMRVFGARLRSVLSRSVEKKPLAFCAGIGVTALVQSSNATTLLVTSFVAQDLVALTPALVIVLGADVGTALMARVLTFDLSWLSPLLIFIGVIFFLGRKQSRAGQLGRVAIGLGLILQALELIVQAVTPITNASGVQVIFASLTGDIMLDALIGAVFAVISYSSLAAVLLTATLTATDVISFQVALCLVIGANLGSGLLAMLNNGAASPAARRVALGSLLFKLVGSVLVLPFVPLLAQSLHRLPVEESELVIYFHVFYNLIRCLVMVPFAGMMARLCQRIIPDAPETDLRMKPRHLDPSALDTPALGLANAARETLRIGDVLEQMLEVYGKVMHGEPRQEKTLRRLADDVDVLYTAIKLYMARMPKEDLAEDEAKRWAEIIEMSLNLEQAADILERMGSEVANKSLAARRAFSPEGVKELDTLLEKLTANLKLSLSVFFAGDVQSARRLRRHKHRFRILNRRYAHAHVDRLHQQNVQSIETSSLHLGLLGDMKRLNSLFCAVAYSILEQPDDDEERLEE
- a CDS encoding addiction module antidote protein, with product MKLTEYDPAAALVDDEEIAFFMADALETGDAGHIAKALGVVARAKGMSHIAAQTGLSREQLYRSFSDKGNPTLKTTLAVMKALGLGLTVKS
- a CDS encoding type II toxin-antitoxin system RelE/ParE family toxin, with amino-acid sequence MKHIFQTEVFRRWQASLKDQRVKTMIAARLFRLANGLPGDVKPVGAGISELRIHYGAGDRIYFKQHGEVIVILLCGGDKHTQDKDILLAKMLADLPENQWR
- a CDS encoding type II toxin-antitoxin system RelE/ParE family toxin, coding for MIKPLFWVGQARKDLQALPEDVQDLFGYALYLAQQGRRHPQARPLKGFGGAGVLEVVEDYQGNAFRAVYTVCLKDAIYVLHVFQKKSSSGIATPRPEMEKIEQRLKAAQRHAGGLK
- a CDS encoding helix-turn-helix domain-containing protein, with the protein product MTADIERSNGNVYDDLGLIDAEEMQLKAQLAMAVSDILKARGLTQQEAARLLGMTQPKLSLLLRGQFRGISETKMMACLMLLGRDISIVVGEAQQARGKMRLIYEPA
- a CDS encoding DUF3811 domain-containing protein; translation: MSLPRLTQKEMTESEQRELKTLLDRARIAHGRPLTNSEANHVKKEYIDKLMAQREQAAKQTRKQKKAQAYKPDSDATFSWSASTPVRGRR
- the panS gene encoding ketopantoate/pantoate/pantothenate transporter PanS → MLATLTRLFPLWALLLSVIAYYTPATFTPIGPWVSTLLMLIMFGMGVHLKLDDFKRVLSRPAPVAAGIFLHYLVMPLAAWLLAMLFHMPPDLSAGMVLVGSVASGTASNVMIYLAKGDVALSVTISSVSTLVGVVATPLLTRLYVDAHIQVDVMGMLLSILQIVVIPIALGLIVHHLFPRVVKAVEPYLPAFSMVCILAIISAVVAGSASHIASVGLMVIVAVILHNSIGLLGGYWGGRLFGFDESTCRTLAIEVGMQNSGLAAALGKLYFSPLAALPGALFSVWHNLSGSLLAGYWSGKPVDKNARRTAR
- the rtcR gene encoding RNA repair transcriptional activator RtcR → MQKRRVVIGMLGTVLDRRGKRANRWNKWRPSVALCQQPGLPVDRFELLYQARDASLAERVTEDIAAVSPHTEVRPHTVVMDDPWDFEEVYAALLDFATRYPFDTDNEEYLVHITTGTHVAQICWFLLTEARYLPAALLQTSPDRQGDDEAQKTIGTTSVIDLDLSRYATLTSRFQREQQQSVSFLKSGIDTRNATFNRLIDQIERVALRSTAPILLTGPTGAGKSFLAKRIFQLRQARHLVQGKLVSVNCATLRGDNAMSTLFGHVKGAFTGAQQARPGLLREADGGVLFLDEIAELGLDEQAMLLKAIEEKTFFPFGADKEVQSDFQLIAGTHRDMARWVAEGRFREDLFARINMWAFALPGLAERREDIAPNVEYELQRFSAQQQTQIRFDKTARENYLAFACSPQARWPGNFRELGSSVARMATLAEQGRITDALVEEEIGRLTASWRPLADPAAALPVDTATLDLFDQDQLAAVVAVCRRSASLSEAGRTLFAVSRQKKANPNDADRLRKYLARFGLSWEQVKAPE
- a CDS encoding slipin family protein, whose protein sequence is MNNKVTIRKGQLGLLAKQGDFYQVLEAGEHRLPWFNKPDVTLVEMNSGDVAPALTDYLRRFQPEWVEKYCLAVDTADNETAALWRNNVLVEIIPPGARRLFWRDGDSLRAVRMDTRDVQVPTEIMAAVLQPRGRDVVVKGRDAILTVNVPAWHVGVLKIDGVTQPLLPPGLSAYWKINHLVEAEVVDTRLQAMEVSGQEILTKDKVNLRINLGANWRYQDVLQAYSQLAKPLEHLYRELQFALREAVGTRTLDELLENKQIIDDVVSAQVIARMAPFGIDVASTGVKDIVLPGDMKTILSRLVEAEKSAQANVIRRREETAATRSLLNTAKVMENNPVALRLKELETLEKVAERIDKISVFGGLDQVLQGLVQIKGV